Proteins found in one Meiothermus sp. Pnk-1 genomic segment:
- a CDS encoding tetratricopeptide repeat protein, producing the protein MRVWFSTLVRTSLVLVGTAFVLVPGSIAQTAAADPSAQNSCQRNLRTGLQFYNAGRFETAQPFFERAVKECNSSAESLYFLARNQMRLGLMTAAIENLRRSIAQNATFINSYIALAQAYTDSFRFAENREAAKGNLDQALSVLRDAERVNSKYAPIYSWRAVVLGLQGQYERAIEAANRAIALDDDPSLRSTLASLYVASGKPDEALKVYNDAVGKYPKDADLRLKYGTFLLARKDCAGALSHLNQAAILSPGNAEVYVYQGQALECLKSWKPAGAAYENAVALSPVRYPEAYAGLGRVYLELGDAQKARFNLTKAVALEPQNASFRYWLGKANEVLGDKAGAKAQCQKALELQNDFKEAQECVAKNQ; encoded by the coding sequence ATGCGTGTGTGGTTTTCTACCCTCGTGCGTACGAGCTTAGTCTTGGTGGGCACTGCCTTTGTGCTGGTGCCAGGCTCGATAGCCCAGACTGCTGCGGCGGACCCCTCCGCACAGAACAGCTGCCAGCGCAACCTGCGCACGGGTTTGCAGTTTTACAACGCGGGCCGCTTCGAGACCGCCCAACCCTTCTTTGAGCGGGCGGTGAAGGAGTGTAACTCGAGCGCGGAGAGTTTGTACTTCCTGGCCCGCAACCAGATGCGCCTGGGCCTGATGACCGCGGCCATCGAGAACCTGCGCCGCTCGATCGCCCAGAACGCTACTTTTATCAACTCTTACATCGCTCTGGCCCAGGCTTACACCGACTCCTTCCGCTTCGCCGAGAACCGCGAGGCGGCCAAGGGCAACTTGGACCAGGCCCTGAGCGTGCTGCGCGATGCCGAGCGGGTCAATAGCAAATACGCCCCCATTTACTCTTGGCGGGCGGTGGTGCTGGGCTTGCAGGGGCAGTACGAGCGGGCCATCGAGGCGGCCAACCGGGCCATCGCCCTCGACGATGACCCTTCCCTGCGTTCGACGTTGGCCAGCCTGTACGTGGCCAGCGGCAAGCCCGACGAGGCCCTCAAGGTCTACAACGACGCGGTGGGCAAGTACCCCAAGGACGCCGACCTGCGCCTCAAGTACGGTACCTTTTTGCTCGCCCGCAAAGACTGTGCGGGGGCCCTCTCGCACCTCAACCAGGCCGCCATTTTATCTCCGGGCAACGCCGAGGTCTATGTCTACCAGGGGCAGGCATTGGAGTGCCTGAAAAGCTGGAAGCCCGCCGGAGCCGCCTATGAAAACGCGGTGGCGCTCTCTCCGGTGCGCTATCCCGAGGCTTACGCCGGGCTGGGTCGGGTCTACCTCGAGCTGGGCGACGCGCAAAAGGCCCGTTTCAATCTGACCAAGGCCGTGGCGCTGGAGCCGCAAAACGCCAGCTTCCGCTACTGGCTGGGCAAGGCCAACGAGGTACTGGGTGACAAGGCCGGGGCCAAGGCCCAGTGCCAGAAAGCCCTCGAGCTGCAAAACGACTTCAAGGAAGCGCAGGAGTGCGTGGCTAAGAATCAGTAG
- a CDS encoding ATP-dependent protease ATPase subunit HslU, translating into MNLTPSEIVRELDKHIIGQEAAKRAVAVALRNRYRRKRLPPALAREVVPRNILMIGPTGVGKTEIARRLARLAGAPFLKVEATKFTEVGYVGRDVDSIVRDLAEASYQMVLQELKAKVAERATAQAEEQLAALLRVSVLDIRSGRFDEQLVEIEVDEEPQLPFMGVLGGGDQMQGLGNMLRGLLPQRRVRRRMRVKEALEVLKNQEAERLVDKEEAAQEGLRRAQEDGIVFIDEIDKVARRQGSVGGPDVSGEGVQRDLLPVVEGTVVSTRLGPVSTEHVLFIAAGAFHVSKPSDLIPELQGRFPIRVELSSLGAEEFERILTEPESSLLRQYTELLKADGTEIHFTPEAVRAIAQYAHAANRDLEDIGARRLSTVLERVLEEVSFQTDLGKVEITKEYVEARLASVVASPDLSRYIL; encoded by the coding sequence ATGAACTTGACCCCCTCCGAGATCGTCCGCGAGCTGGATAAACACATCATCGGTCAGGAAGCGGCTAAACGGGCTGTGGCGGTGGCTTTGCGCAACCGCTACCGGCGCAAGCGGTTGCCCCCGGCTCTGGCCCGTGAAGTGGTGCCCCGCAACATCCTGATGATCGGACCAACCGGGGTAGGCAAGACCGAGATCGCCCGCCGCCTGGCGCGGCTGGCCGGGGCGCCTTTTCTCAAGGTGGAAGCCACCAAGTTTACCGAGGTCGGCTACGTGGGCCGCGACGTGGACTCCATCGTGCGGGACCTAGCCGAAGCCAGCTACCAGATGGTCTTGCAGGAGCTGAAGGCTAAAGTGGCCGAGCGGGCCACCGCTCAGGCCGAGGAGCAGCTGGCAGCGTTGCTGCGGGTTTCGGTGTTGGATATTCGCTCCGGGCGCTTTGACGAGCAGCTGGTGGAGATCGAGGTGGATGAGGAACCGCAACTGCCCTTTATGGGGGTGTTGGGCGGCGGCGATCAGATGCAGGGCCTAGGCAACATGCTCAGGGGGCTTCTACCCCAGCGGCGGGTGCGTCGCCGGATGCGGGTGAAGGAGGCCCTCGAGGTCCTCAAAAACCAGGAGGCCGAGCGCCTGGTGGACAAAGAAGAGGCGGCCCAAGAGGGGTTGCGCCGAGCCCAGGAAGACGGAATCGTCTTCATCGACGAGATCGACAAGGTGGCTCGCAGACAGGGCAGTGTAGGCGGGCCGGATGTATCGGGAGAAGGGGTTCAGCGCGACTTGTTGCCGGTGGTGGAGGGCACGGTGGTCTCTACCCGGCTGGGTCCGGTCTCCACCGAGCATGTTTTGTTTATCGCCGCCGGGGCCTTCCACGTCTCCAAGCCCTCCGATTTGATCCCTGAGCTACAGGGGCGCTTTCCCATCCGGGTTGAGCTGTCCTCGCTGGGGGCCGAGGAGTTTGAGCGCATCCTGACCGAGCCCGAATCCTCGTTGCTCAGGCAATATACCGAACTTTTGAAAGCGGACGGCACGGAGATTCACTTTACCCCCGAAGCGGTGCGCGCCATCGCCCAATACGCCCACGCGGCCAACCGCGACCTCGAGGACATCGGGGCGCGCCGGCTTTCCACCGTGCTCGAGCGGGTGCTGGAAGAGGTGTCGTTCCAGACTGACTTGGGAAAAGTAGAGATTACTAAGGAATACGTGGAGGCTCGTTTAGCCAGCGTGGTGGCCTCGCCGGACCTGTCCCGGTATATTCTCTAG